The following coding sequences are from one Arachis hypogaea cultivar Tifrunner chromosome 7, arahy.Tifrunner.gnm2.J5K5, whole genome shotgun sequence window:
- the LOC112702831 gene encoding uncharacterized protein, whose translation MEVYGKSMVAAPANVIYLSSILGQDGPVPVHKCDWKCQNENVCGNMYRCKLTGLTHICDKNCNQRILYDNHSSLCLASGKIFPLSQEEEQAVRGVRRKLDAENSLADSCGCKRRRDAQFHPSPFERSFSAVSPICSQVGDGMDMS comes from the coding sequence ATGGAGGTATATGGCAAATCTATGGTTGCAGCTCCTGCAAATGTTATTTATCTGTCAAGTATTTTGGGCCAAGATGGTCCTGTTCCTGTTCACAAATGTGACTGGAAATGTCAAAATGAAAATGTTTGCGGGAACATGTACCGCTGCAAGCTAACAGGGCTGACTCACATCTGTGATAAAAACTGTAACCAGAGAATTCTGTATGATAATCATAGCTCTCTTTGCCTAGCAAGTGGCAAAATTTTCCCCCTttcgcaagaagaggaacaagctGTGAGAGGTGTTCGCAGAAAGCTTGATGCAGAGAATTCGCTCGCTGATAGCTGTGGTTGTAAGCGGAGGCGTGATGCACAATTCCACCCGTCTCCTTTCGAGAGATCCTTCTCTGCTGTCAGTCCTATCTGCAGCCAAGTTGGAGATGGCATGGATATGAGCTAG
- the LOC112701298 gene encoding pathogenesis-related thaumatin-like protein 3.5, whose translation MSIWKFPTFFLVMFTFFSCSFSSIFTITNNCPYTIWPGTLSGAGSPSLATTGFRLDPGLSVKLTSVPGWSGRIWARTGCTFDATGTGKCQTGDCGGRLECDGNGAAPPTSLFEITLGKGTDQDYYDVSMVDGYNLPLLAQPRGVYGGAACNATGCVTDINRGCPKELQVVGGDGYQDEGGVVGCRSACEAFGSDQYCCSGAFANPTTCQPSYYSTIFKRACPRAYSYAFDDGTSTFTCKAYEYDIVFCPSSYSYFHTRASNSTNQLISYNDTGTKNQRVQFFLHQLQFLLNHNL comes from the exons atgtCAATATGGAAATTCCCAACTTTCTTTCTTGTTATGTTTACGttcttctcttgttctttctctAGCATTTTCACAATAACCAACAACTGTCCCTATACTATATGGCCCGGTACCCTCTCCGGCGCAGGCTCGCCGTCACTTGCAACAACCGGATTCCGTCTAGACCCCGGCCTAAGTGTGAAACTCACAAGTGTTCCTGGGTGGTCCGGCCGGATATGGGCAAGGACTGGTTGCACTTTTGATGCAACCGGAACTGGCAAATGCCAAACCGGCGATTGCGGAGGAAGGCTTGAGTGTGATGGAAATGGTGCTGCTCCTCCTACCTCCTTGTTTGAGATAACGCTTGGTAAAGGCACTGATCAAGACTATTATGACGTGAGTATGGTAGATGGTTACAATTTACCATTGCTTGCTCAACCACGAGGTGTATATGGGGGTGCTGCTTGTAATGCCACAGGTTGTGTTACTGATATTAATAGAG GTTGTCCAAAAGAACTTCAAGTGGTTGGTGGAGATGGATACCAAGATGAAGGTGGTGTAGTAGGCTGTAGGAGTGCTTGTGAGGCATTTGGGTCAGACCAATACTGCTGCAGTGGAGCATTTGCAAACCCAACAACATGCCAGCCCTCTTATTATTCCACCATTTTCAAGAGGGCTTGTCCAAGAGCCTATAGCTATGCATTTGATGATGGAACAAGCACCTTCACTTGCAAAGCTTATGAATATGACATTGTTTTTTGTCCTAGCAGCTATAG ttatttccATACACGTGCAAGCAATTCAACTAATCAACTAATATCTTACAACGACACAGGAACAAAAAACCAAAGGGTACAGTTCTTCCTCCACCAATTACAGTTCCTCCTCAACCACAATCTATAA
- the LOC112702832 gene encoding uncharacterized protein yields MAAPPRTGRLFQDTNAYAPRKVSGRKPLSDVSNNAGNKPLDASAKPSVSVTRPSKQIIKSNLDNNNNNNNISVIMNDGAVFVSSSAKAKNLESSNIRTANNTASGKSKTGGGGSRKVLSDISNTGKLPLLEIKEKKTLKSLREEEPLFPSAIGEEMCRHDHRRCVEAQSKALDFRFIMNDCFRDLKVSAEPPLNIKIESESEHWESDEEPELSIPEGQSRMWHWSGISSPEHCNNEEHLELPSSPVNFEIAKSLVTKRKVGTPKDKGAFEEELSC; encoded by the exons ATGGCAGCGCCACCACGAACTGGGCGCTTGTTTCAAGACACCAACGCCTACG CTCCCAGGAAAGTTTCGGGAAGAAAGCCTCTTTCTGATGTATCCAATAATGCAGGGAACAAACCCCTCGATGCCTCAGCCAAACCCTCTGTTTCGGTTACTCGTCCATCCAAACAGATTATTAAGTCTAAtctcgataataataataataataataacatctcTGTTATTATGAACGATGGAGCcgtttttgtttcttcttctgcAAAGGCAAAGAATCTTGAATCCAGTAACATCAGGACAGCGAATAACACGGCTTCTGGGAAATCGAAGACCGGTGGTGGTGGCAGTAGGAAGGTTCTTTCTGACATTTCAAACACAGGGAAGTTGCCTCTTCTGgagataaaggaaaagaaaacccTGAAGTCATTGAGAGAGGAggaacctctttttccttctgCAATTGGTGAAGAGATGTGCCGGCACGATCATCGGAGGTGTGTCGAAGCACAATCTAAGGCTCTGGATTTTCGCTTCATAATGAATG ATTGTTTTAGGGACTTGAAGGTTTCAGCTGAACCACCTTTGAATATCAAAATTGAG TCTGAGAGCGAGCACTGGGAATCTGACGAGGAACCTGAGCTGTCGATTCCTGAAGGGCAGTCCCGGATGTGGCATTGGAGTGGGATCAGCTCTCCAGAACACTGCAACAATGAAGAACACTTGGAACTGCCTTCGAGCCCAGTGAACTTTGA AATTGCCAAGAGCCTGGTGACCAAGAGAAAGGTTGGAACTCCAAAGGACAAGGGAGCATTTGAAGAAGAATTGTCCTGCTGA